One window of Chamaesiphon minutus PCC 6605 genomic DNA carries:
- a CDS encoding M23 family metallopeptidase has product MTSKAEKISHHSRKQPRLSIFFRNPLLLKIVAWLGSLSFIGSTGIVWADLKPISTSQTEAQAFIQASRASAPGTPKSAEREIFGPDLPTAPKPSVEPISPAQLPNREVPVAVAPSSAAISPTGTIVRPKHTDLLTADNYTVGVNGSALAQAATTASIEIPVPAPLSNKIPNLTRERVASTSSQIQPLLKPSQWPMARSVPIVSNQSPAISPQSAQGYQTVPEVTALPTLNSTSASASKANSYTQNPRTIAAERYSTVVKPMTPPVTSGRSNAASSNSSAISVPTSRNQRIEVLPVAQLPKLTGTKVVPAVSAIPSVRPAGSNAQAATTTFTEDRSNLAGGEFIYPLTSPAPTTSGFGWRTHPITGSRRFHSGVDIGAPMGTPVVASGSGVIVSAGWLGGYGKTVVIQHNGIQQTLYGHLSEVFVQPGQRIEQGTVIGRVGSTGNSTGPHLHFEARVSTTDGWVAVDPGEDIKYALDNLRRSMPFAQREFDRVVN; this is encoded by the coding sequence ATGACCAGCAAGGCAGAAAAAATATCGCATCACTCACGCAAACAGCCTCGGTTGAGTATCTTCTTCCGAAATCCTCTACTGTTAAAGATTGTGGCTTGGCTCGGCAGCCTCAGCTTTATCGGTAGCACTGGCATCGTTTGGGCGGATCTAAAACCAATATCTACATCACAAACAGAAGCACAAGCATTCATCCAAGCATCGAGAGCGAGTGCCCCAGGCACGCCAAAATCCGCAGAGCGAGAGATATTTGGCCCTGACCTACCGACAGCTCCTAAGCCTTCAGTAGAGCCGATCTCTCCAGCACAACTGCCAAATCGGGAAGTCCCTGTGGCTGTCGCCCCTAGTTCGGCAGCAATCTCCCCCACTGGCACGATCGTCCGTCCCAAGCACACCGATCTACTCACCGCAGATAACTACACCGTTGGCGTCAATGGTTCGGCATTAGCCCAAGCAGCCACTACCGCGTCCATCGAGATTCCCGTTCCAGCTCCCTTGAGCAACAAGATTCCCAATCTCACCAGAGAAAGAGTTGCCAGTACCAGCAGTCAGATCCAACCGCTGCTCAAACCTTCACAGTGGCCGATGGCTCGCTCCGTACCGATCGTCAGTAACCAGTCTCCAGCGATTTCCCCACAGTCTGCTCAGGGTTATCAGACAGTTCCAGAAGTCACTGCGCTACCTACACTCAACTCTACATCCGCCAGCGCATCAAAAGCTAATTCTTATACTCAAAATCCACGCACGATTGCGGCGGAGCGTTACTCGACAGTCGTCAAGCCGATGACTCCGCCTGTCACCAGCGGTAGATCGAACGCTGCTAGTAGCAACTCCTCAGCTATTTCTGTACCCACATCGCGCAACCAACGGATCGAAGTTCTGCCTGTAGCGCAACTCCCCAAATTAACTGGCACTAAAGTGGTACCAGCAGTATCGGCAATCCCCAGCGTTCGTCCTGCTGGATCTAATGCCCAGGCAGCAACTACAACTTTCACCGAAGATCGATCGAATCTGGCTGGCGGAGAATTTATCTATCCACTCACCAGTCCAGCTCCAACTACTTCGGGCTTTGGTTGGCGCACGCATCCCATAACCGGGAGTCGTCGCTTCCATTCGGGTGTAGACATCGGTGCTCCAATGGGCACGCCAGTAGTGGCTTCAGGATCGGGAGTAATTGTCTCTGCTGGTTGGCTCGGCGGCTATGGTAAAACAGTTGTCATTCAACACAATGGCATTCAGCAGACTCTTTACGGCCACCTTTCGGAAGTTTTTGTCCAACCAGGACAAAGAATCGAACAAGGCACCGTCATCGGTCGTGTTGGCAGCACTGGTAACTCAACTGGCCCACACTTGCACTTTGAAGCTAGAGTTTCGACAACAGATGGTTGGGTGGCAGTAGATCCGGGTGAAGATATTAAGTACGCATTGGATAATCTCCGTAGATCGATGCCATTCGCTCAGCGCGAGTTCGATCGAGTAGTCAACTAA
- a CDS encoding biotin--[acetyl-CoA-carboxylase] ligase: protein MDRQKILDILAEDRSLDLEFNLHIFENLTSTNDKLSQLIDRDNAQSGTIVIAKTQTAGRGQQGKKWDSELGGLYLSLAISPDLPATNVHQLTLGIVWGIAHQLRLKDIPVSIKWPNDLMLADRKLGGILTQTKVSQGKIYQAIVGVGINYANPVGSNAINLVTYNDDRPNYRNFSIEMLTSCTIRGIISGYKRCTPATIDSLLLDYLELLHARGRSTIVNGKLGTVLGISPQGELRIGFANTTEVIETYFAPGTFTLGYEG from the coding sequence ATGGATCGTCAAAAAATACTAGATATATTAGCCGAAGATCGCTCTTTAGATTTAGAGTTCAATCTCCATATCTTTGAGAATCTCACCTCAACTAATGATAAGTTGTCGCAACTAATCGATCGAGATAATGCGCAATCGGGCACGATCGTCATTGCCAAAACCCAAACAGCCGGACGCGGACAACAAGGAAAAAAATGGGACTCCGAGCTAGGTGGATTGTATCTATCCCTAGCAATTTCTCCAGATCTACCAGCTACAAACGTGCATCAATTAACGCTTGGAATTGTCTGGGGGATCGCGCATCAATTAAGACTAAAGGATATACCTGTCTCTATCAAATGGCCTAACGATCTGATGTTAGCCGATCGAAAATTGGGAGGAATTTTAACGCAGACAAAGGTATCACAAGGTAAAATCTACCAAGCAATTGTGGGTGTAGGAATTAATTATGCCAACCCAGTGGGATCGAACGCTATAAATTTAGTAACCTACAATGACGATCGGCCAAATTACCGAAATTTCTCGATCGAGATGTTAACAAGCTGTACTATTAGGGGAATTATAAGCGGGTACAAACGTTGCACTCCAGCAACGATCGACAGTTTACTGTTGGACTATCTGGAACTACTTCATGCCCGTGGACGCTCGACGATTGTCAATGGTAAGTTAGGAACCGTTTTGGGAATCTCACCACAAGGAGAGTTACGAATCGGTTTTGCAAATACCACAGAGGTAATTGAAACTTATTTTGCGCCTGGTACCTTTACCTTGGGCTACGAGGGTTAG
- a CDS encoding AAA family ATPase, with protein sequence MKLTAIRLCNFRQFYGETPEVRLANDNDRNTTIIHGNNGAGKTTLLNAFTWVLYEKFTAAFAESQQLVNKRAIAEAEIGTAVDTWVEVAWEHDGKRYRAKRMCRAYKQPDTVNIVNNELLYLYIGDADGKWLHPQQPPDEIIGRILPASLHQYFFFDGERIEQIVRQDKRLEIAEATKILLGVEVLNRAIKHLGEAKKTLETELAQIGDTATKDLLKSQQQCQQEIDNIESRQAEIEREIANFKEIEREINNYLLELTAATAIQQQRQELESNKAIHQTQLRQAQSAIKQLISTQAYTVLLPNLTLKFQHLVAELRDRGELNQGISREFIARLIQHQNCLCGAELRPNTPAYIQMQTWLSRASIAVIEETTMRLITQVEDFQAQGDEFWQAIDLQQQIVTTARSEISQLEIQIDRLETQLRQDTNLEISNLQKRLDDIEIKVRDLILTQGQNKQQIFHLEGQVRSLAKQITKQQANQDRQSLAQRRLQATRSAIEELIVMRDRQEQQFRVELERQVQRIFQTISVTPYLPKITEKYELMLVENTRGVETIVAASTGENQILSLSFIGGIIERVREWSEQKLLTVPQSNTFPIVMDSPFGSLDRISRRQIAQILPQLASQLIVLVTKTQWRDEVETEMQSKIGKQYVLTYYTSKLDSPEDYLEIDRHRYPLIQHSPNDFDYTEIVEIEDKRQN encoded by the coding sequence ATGAAACTGACTGCCATTCGGCTGTGTAACTTCCGCCAATTTTATGGTGAGACGCCAGAAGTGCGTCTGGCTAACGACAACGATCGCAACACTACCATCATTCATGGCAATAATGGTGCGGGTAAAACTACCCTCCTCAATGCGTTTACCTGGGTACTCTACGAAAAATTTACCGCCGCCTTTGCCGAATCGCAGCAACTAGTCAATAAGCGAGCCATCGCCGAAGCTGAGATCGGTACCGCCGTCGATACGTGGGTGGAAGTCGCCTGGGAACACGATGGCAAACGTTACCGCGCCAAACGGATGTGTCGCGCCTACAAACAGCCAGACACAGTTAATATCGTCAACAACGAATTACTCTACTTATATATCGGCGATGCCGATGGTAAATGGCTGCACCCCCAACAACCACCAGACGAAATCATTGGCAGAATCTTACCCGCCAGTCTCCACCAGTACTTCTTTTTCGATGGCGAACGGATCGAGCAAATCGTCCGTCAGGATAAACGACTCGAAATCGCTGAAGCTACTAAAATTCTTCTGGGGGTAGAAGTCCTAAATCGAGCGATCAAGCATTTAGGTGAAGCTAAAAAAACGCTCGAAACCGAACTAGCTCAAATTGGCGATACTGCAACTAAAGATTTACTCAAATCGCAACAACAATGCCAGCAAGAGATCGATAATATTGAGTCTCGGCAAGCAGAGATCGAGCGCGAAATTGCTAACTTCAAAGAGATCGAACGCGAAATTAATAACTATCTGCTCGAACTCACTGCCGCTACTGCCATCCAACAGCAACGACAAGAATTAGAAAGTAATAAAGCGATCCACCAAACTCAACTTCGTCAAGCCCAGTCAGCGATTAAGCAATTAATCTCTACTCAAGCATACACCGTTTTACTACCAAACCTGACGCTAAAGTTTCAACATCTCGTCGCCGAATTACGCGATCGCGGCGAACTAAATCAAGGCATATCGCGAGAATTTATCGCTCGACTGATTCAGCATCAAAATTGTCTGTGCGGCGCAGAATTACGCCCTAACACTCCTGCATATATTCAGATGCAAACTTGGCTGTCTCGTGCCAGTATTGCTGTCATTGAAGAGACAACGATGCGGTTGATAACCCAGGTCGAAGATTTTCAAGCTCAAGGTGATGAATTTTGGCAGGCGATCGATCTACAACAGCAAATTGTCACTACTGCTAGGTCAGAAATTAGTCAATTAGAAATTCAGATCGATCGACTCGAAACCCAACTGCGTCAAGATACTAATCTTGAAATTAGCAATCTGCAAAAGCGACTCGACGATATCGAAATCAAAGTTCGCGACCTCATCCTCACTCAGGGTCAAAATAAACAACAAATCTTTCACCTCGAAGGCCAAGTTCGATCGCTTGCCAAGCAAATTACCAAACAACAAGCGAACCAAGATCGTCAAAGTTTAGCTCAACGTCGTCTCCAAGCCACCCGCTCGGCAATTGAAGAATTAATCGTCATGCGCGATCGCCAAGAGCAACAATTTCGGGTCGAACTCGAACGGCAAGTCCAAAGAATTTTTCAAACTATTTCGGTCACTCCATATCTACCTAAAATTACCGAAAAATACGAATTAATGTTAGTCGAAAATACTAGAGGTGTCGAAACGATCGTCGCCGCCTCTACTGGTGAAAATCAGATCCTCAGTCTCTCATTTATTGGGGGGATTATTGAGCGCGTGCGCGAATGGAGCGAACAAAAATTACTCACCGTCCCCCAAAGCAATACCTTCCCAATCGTTATGGATTCACCGTTTGGCAGTCTCGATCGAATCTCGCGTCGCCAAATTGCCCAGATCTTACCCCAACTAGCCAGCCAACTAATCGTTCTAGTTACCAAAACTCAATGGCGCGATGAAGTCGAAACCGAAATGCAGTCAAAAATTGGCAAGCAATATGTTTTAACTTACTATACTTCTAAATTAGATTCCCCCGAAGACTACCTAGAGATCGATCGCCATCGCTATCCCCTAATTCAGCATAGTCCTAACGATTTTGACTACACCGAAATTGTCGAAATTGAAGATAAAAGACAAAATTAA
- a CDS encoding U32 family peptidase, producing the protein MPTPTPTLTRIHRPLLLAPAGNWECAKAAIENGADAIYFGLERFNARMRAENFTEGDLPELMAWLHQRGVKGYVTMNTLVFPQELPAAEQYLRSIILAGVDAAIVQDVGLCKLIRHLSPDFPIHASTQMTVTSAAGAEFAHELGCNLVVLARECSLKEIDKIQAQLSDREISIPLEVFVHGALCVAYSGQCLTSESLGGRSANRGECAQACRMPYDLIVDGEYYHLGDKKYLLSPQDLAGLNVLPEIIKSGVSCLKIEGRLKTPEYVASVTKVYRSALDRIVADLGISAEPDRDLYNLEMAFSRGLYTGWFEGINNQALVHARFGKKRGVYLGEVTRVYPDREAIAIDPIAPIKAGDGIVFDCGHPEDREEGGRVYEVFKNERQSEVMLSFGRGAVNFRQVYIGDKVWKTSDPELDKQVRQTYAGDVPKFQRSIDLEIHGEINQPLIAIARDEVGYVVQVESEILLVAAQNQPLTTDKLSSQLGRLGNTPFRLGSLTNHLVDDLMLPVSALNQIRRELVTKLTEARSQPKSWQLSPTNKLTDLLPEVDRAVLNPPQLIILVRKLDQIPAAIESGIATIYCELEDPRKYHEAVQLVRAAKSKSNPPQIFVAPPRITKPGENWILEQVRSSDADGYLIRNYDHLEFFKTDRCIGDFALNVANPLTADYFYQNYTFDRLTASYDLNIDQLTALIRSCPRDWFEVTIHQHMPMFHMEHCVFCTFLSEGTDYTNCGRPCDEHQVKLRDRVGTEHILQADAGCRNTVFNGVAQTGAEYIHRLVELGVYNFRLEFVNESPQTVSETIGYYQQLLGGQISGTELWKSLQLSSQLGVTRGSLGV; encoded by the coding sequence ATGCCGACACCTACTCCCACTCTTACCCGTATCCATCGCCCGCTACTACTCGCGCCTGCGGGAAATTGGGAATGTGCCAAAGCTGCGATCGAAAATGGTGCGGATGCCATTTATTTTGGGTTAGAGCGGTTTAATGCCAGAATGCGGGCGGAGAATTTTACTGAAGGCGATTTGCCAGAATTGATGGCGTGGTTGCACCAGCGCGGGGTGAAGGGCTATGTCACGATGAATACGTTGGTGTTTCCGCAGGAGTTGCCAGCAGCGGAGCAATATCTCCGCAGTATTATTTTGGCGGGAGTAGATGCGGCGATCGTGCAAGATGTGGGGTTATGTAAATTAATCCGACATTTATCGCCAGATTTCCCGATTCATGCTTCGACGCAGATGACGGTGACGAGTGCTGCGGGGGCAGAATTCGCTCATGAATTGGGATGCAATTTAGTTGTGTTGGCGCGGGAATGTTCGCTGAAGGAAATCGATAAAATTCAGGCACAATTGAGCGATCGAGAGATATCTATTCCGCTCGAAGTATTCGTCCATGGGGCGTTGTGTGTCGCTTATTCGGGGCAATGTTTGACAAGTGAATCTCTGGGTGGTCGATCGGCAAATCGAGGCGAATGCGCTCAAGCTTGTCGGATGCCTTACGATCTGATTGTCGATGGCGAATATTATCATTTGGGCGATAAGAAATATCTACTCAGTCCTCAAGATTTGGCAGGATTGAATGTATTACCAGAAATTATTAAAAGTGGCGTCAGTTGTCTCAAAATAGAAGGACGACTGAAGACGCCTGAATATGTGGCGAGTGTGACGAAAGTTTATCGATCGGCTTTAGACCGCATCGTCGCAGATTTGGGTATTTCTGCCGAACCAGATCGAGATTTATATAACTTAGAAATGGCTTTTTCTCGCGGGTTATATACGGGGTGGTTTGAAGGGATTAATAACCAAGCCTTGGTACATGCTCGCTTTGGGAAAAAACGGGGCGTATATTTAGGGGAAGTTACTAGAGTTTATCCCGATCGCGAGGCAATTGCTATCGATCCGATCGCGCCGATTAAGGCTGGTGACGGAATCGTCTTCGATTGCGGACATCCCGAAGATCGCGAGGAAGGGGGGCGTGTTTATGAGGTATTTAAGAACGAGCGTCAGTCGGAAGTGATGCTGAGTTTCGGGCGCGGTGCGGTGAATTTTCGGCAGGTATATATCGGCGATAAAGTTTGGAAAACTAGCGATCCAGAATTGGATAAACAAGTCCGTCAAACTTATGCTGGTGATGTACCCAAATTCCAACGCTCGATCGATTTAGAAATCCATGGCGAAATTAATCAACCATTAATCGCGATCGCTCGCGATGAAGTGGGGTATGTGGTGCAGGTAGAATCGGAAATATTGTTAGTTGCGGCGCAAAATCAACCGCTGACGACGGATAAGCTCAGCTCTCAATTAGGACGCTTGGGTAATACGCCATTTCGATTGGGAAGTCTGACTAATCATCTGGTTGACGATCTGATGTTACCTGTCAGCGCGCTCAATCAAATCCGCCGCGAATTAGTGACTAAATTAACTGAGGCGCGCAGTCAACCGAAATCTTGGCAACTATCGCCGACTAATAAATTAACAGACTTATTGCCTGAGGTCGATCGAGCTGTTCTCAATCCACCACAATTAATTATTTTAGTCCGTAAACTAGACCAAATTCCAGCCGCGATCGAGTCGGGAATTGCGACTATTTATTGCGAACTCGAAGATCCGCGCAAATATCACGAAGCCGTGCAATTAGTTCGCGCCGCCAAGTCTAAAAGCAATCCACCCCAAATATTTGTCGCGCCGCCAAGAATTACCAAACCGGGGGAAAATTGGATTTTAGAACAAGTGCGATCGAGCGATGCCGATGGTTATTTAATTAGAAACTACGATCACTTAGAGTTTTTTAAAACGGATCGGTGTATCGGCGATTTTGCCCTGAATGTTGCCAATCCGCTGACGGCTGACTATTTTTATCAAAACTACACTTTCGATCGCCTTACAGCCTCCTACGACCTGAATATCGACCAATTAACCGCCCTAATCCGCAGTTGTCCGCGCGATTGGTTTGAGGTGACGATCCATCAACACATGCCGATGTTCCACATGGAACACTGCGTTTTTTGCACCTTCTTATCTGAAGGTACCGACTATACCAATTGCGGTCGTCCTTGCGACGAACATCAAGTCAAATTACGCGATCGTGTGGGAACGGAACATATTCTCCAAGCCGATGCTGGCTGTCGGAATACGGTATTCAACGGTGTGGCTCAAACTGGGGCGGAATATATCCACCGCTTGGTGGAATTAGGCGTCTATAATTTCCGGTTAGAGTTTGTCAATGAATCGCCGCAAACTGTTAGTGAAACGATCGGCTATTATCAACAATTATTAGGCGGTCAAATTAGCGGTACCGAATTGTGGAAAAGCCTGCAACTGAGCAGTCAACTCGGTGTGACGCGCGGTTCGCTGGGAGTGTAG
- a CDS encoding LptF/LptG family permease: MDRYIVTQLLMPFLFGVGAFSSIVLAVGSLFDLVRQVAEAGLPITIALEVMALKMPQYITFAFPMSILLSGMMTYGSFSASSEIVAFRSCGISVYRLILPAIIMSFIVTAITFFFNELLVPVASQRATTILTTALKQDKPTFNTENIVKPIYKEVERDGKKEQVLAWLFYAEKFDGKTMTGLTILDRSKADVGLSQIINAQSAVLDAAKNSWDFYNGTIYIISPNSSYGNIVNFTRQHLQLPSSPFDIAALDNRNPDDMSVAESLEYLEQVKLTGDKKKALTVAVKIQNKLALPFVCIVFSAIGSATGIRPQRTGKATSFGVSVLMIFGYYLIMFVCGALGQAEVISPFLAGWLPNFIGLAIGGWLVAQAAK, encoded by the coding sequence ATGGATCGATATATCGTCACCCAATTGCTAATGCCATTCTTATTTGGTGTCGGTGCATTTTCATCGATCGTCTTAGCCGTCGGCAGTCTGTTCGATCTCGTCCGCCAAGTCGCCGAAGCTGGCTTGCCGATTACTATTGCACTAGAAGTAATGGCACTTAAGATGCCTCAATATATTACTTTCGCATTTCCGATGTCGATTCTGCTATCTGGGATGATGACTTATGGTAGCTTTTCAGCATCTAGCGAAATTGTGGCTTTTCGGAGTTGTGGTATTAGTGTTTATCGCTTGATTTTACCTGCGATAATTATGAGTTTTATCGTAACTGCAATTACCTTCTTTTTTAACGAACTTCTCGTACCTGTAGCTAGTCAAAGAGCGACCACGATTTTGACCACAGCTTTAAAACAGGATAAGCCAACATTTAATACCGAGAACATTGTCAAACCAATCTATAAAGAAGTCGAGCGAGATGGTAAAAAGGAACAGGTATTAGCGTGGCTGTTTTATGCAGAAAAATTCGATGGTAAAACCATGACTGGGCTGACAATTTTGGATCGATCGAAAGCAGATGTCGGCTTGAGCCAAATTATCAACGCTCAGTCTGCGGTTTTAGATGCTGCTAAAAATTCTTGGGATTTTTATAATGGGACTATATATATCATCTCTCCGAATTCATCTTATGGTAATATCGTCAACTTCACGCGTCAACACTTACAATTACCTAGCTCGCCATTCGATATTGCCGCGCTAGACAATCGCAATCCCGACGATATGAGTGTAGCTGAATCACTGGAATATCTAGAGCAGGTTAAGCTCACTGGCGATAAGAAAAAAGCTCTAACTGTGGCAGTCAAAATTCAGAACAAATTAGCTCTACCATTTGTATGTATTGTCTTTAGCGCGATCGGTTCGGCAACGGGTATTCGTCCGCAACGTACTGGCAAGGCGACGAGTTTTGGGGTGAGCGTATTAATGATTTTTGGTTATTATCTAATTATGTTTGTCTGTGGAGCCTTGGGACAAGCTGAGGTGATTTCACCATTTTTAGCTGGTTGGTTGCCTAATTTTATCGGACTGGCTATCGGTGGTTGGCTGGTGGCTCAGGCTGCAAAATAA
- the lptB gene encoding LPS export ABC transporter ATP-binding protein — translation MKIILENIQKSYGKRNIVNRVSLSVSQGEIVGLLGPNGAGKTTTFYIATGLEKPNQGKVWLDDEDITALSIHQRARLGIGYLAQEASIFRGLTVLDNILLVLEQTNVPRKLWDRKLTDLITEFNLEKVVHTLGNQVSGGERRRTEIARSLAAGINGPRFLFLDEPFAGVDPIAVAEIQKIIAKLRDRNMGILITDHNVRETLAVTDRAYIMREGQVFASGSSEEMYANPLVRQYYLGSDFQV, via the coding sequence GTGAAGATTATCCTCGAAAATATTCAAAAATCCTACGGAAAGCGAAATATTGTCAATCGCGTCAGTCTTTCTGTCTCTCAAGGCGAGATCGTTGGTTTGCTAGGGCCGAATGGTGCGGGTAAAACTACGACGTTTTATATTGCCACAGGACTCGAAAAGCCCAATCAGGGCAAAGTCTGGCTCGATGATGAAGATATTACCGCGCTATCAATTCACCAGCGCGCGCGCTTGGGAATCGGCTATTTGGCGCAGGAGGCGAGTATTTTTCGGGGTTTGACGGTATTAGATAATATTTTGCTAGTACTCGAACAAACCAACGTCCCACGCAAGTTGTGGGATCGCAAATTAACCGATCTAATTACTGAATTTAATCTAGAGAAGGTCGTGCATACGTTGGGAAACCAGGTATCGGGTGGCGAAAGAAGGCGGACAGAAATCGCTCGCTCTCTAGCTGCGGGGATTAATGGGCCGAGATTTTTATTTTTAGACGAACCATTTGCAGGCGTCGATCCGATCGCTGTCGCAGAAATTCAAAAGATTATTGCCAAACTACGCGATCGAAATATGGGTATCCTAATTACAGATCACAACGTTCGCGAAACCCTCGCAGTTACCGATCGAGCCTATATTATGCGCGAAGGCCAAGTATTTGCTTCGGGAAGTAGCGAAGAAATGTATGCAAATCCTTTGGTACGTCAATATTATTTAGGTAGTGATTTTCAAGTGTAG
- a CDS encoding LptA/OstA family protein: MHRITHTFNRYRDWRWLLLLSSIVCSGTIALQTQIIPVQAQPANPQGLSIQADTQEANSQTQVVTARGNVQLRYPSRSLQAKANLAQYFIKQKRIVLTGSVLIVQDGNTLEGESVTYLIDEGKFIANPKPKQQVRSNYIIPEQGGKGMIIFSNTQEANTKTEMVTARGNVRLSYPDKKLQARANTAQYNIKARQILLSGNVLVVNNGSSLQGDTITYFIDEGRFIARQKPGIPVQSIYIIPERTNN; the protein is encoded by the coding sequence ATGCACCGCATAACTCACACTTTCAATCGCTACCGTGACTGGCGATGGCTGCTACTGCTGTCATCGATCGTTTGTAGTGGTACGATCGCATTACAAACACAAATTATCCCCGTCCAAGCCCAGCCAGCTAACCCCCAGGGATTGTCTATCCAAGCAGATACCCAAGAGGCTAATTCTCAAACCCAAGTAGTCACCGCACGCGGTAATGTCCAACTGCGCTATCCCAGTCGCAGCCTCCAAGCCAAGGCCAATCTCGCTCAATACTTTATCAAACAAAAACGGATTGTTTTGACAGGTAGCGTTCTCATCGTTCAAGACGGGAATACTTTAGAAGGAGAAAGTGTGACTTATCTAATCGATGAAGGTAAATTTATCGCCAATCCCAAGCCCAAACAACAAGTCCGCAGTAACTATATCATCCCCGAGCAAGGCGGTAAAGGGATGATTATCTTCTCGAACACCCAAGAAGCTAACACTAAGACAGAAATGGTGACAGCGCGCGGTAACGTTCGTCTCAGTTACCCCGACAAAAAACTGCAAGCACGAGCAAATACCGCTCAATACAATATCAAAGCTAGACAAATCTTACTCTCTGGCAATGTGCTTGTCGTTAATAATGGCAGCAGTCTTCAAGGGGATACAATTACCTATTTCATTGACGAAGGACGATTTATCGCCAGACAAAAACCAGGGATTCCCGTACAGTCGATCTATATCATTCCGGAAAGAACTAATAATTAG